CCACTCTTCATAGAGTGGTCCTTGTCCTTGTAAGAAACCACCAGCCAGTACTTCCAGTTCAATGTCACTGCCCTTGTGACTTTGAAGGGGCTCACATTCTTTGGGCAtcatttctctgtctggcttGGGGTCTCTACCACATTCCTCAGCAACTACAGTCACTCAGGGTTCTCACTGAACCTCAGCATGAACTACTCAGAGAAGGGCTGTCTTTCTCTTTGAAAGGGCCCTCGGGGTCCTCAGCAATTAAACTTACCTGTGCTACatagtttacattttaaatcatactgttctaaatgtattttcttaatttggggaaaatccaTCAGGCTATTTTTGTGAGACAAACTAGTAAACAGGCAAAAACTTATAGGGAGGAAGATTTTATAGGAAGCCCAAAGAGAGGAGCTGATAGTCTCTCCTTAACTCCTTCCAGTTTCTGCTCAGAATGGGGTGGGAAGGGAATGAGATGTCTTGACTAGCGGTGAATTTTACAGGGTCTGGTTCGGTGGTTCCAGTTACAGGCTCTATGACATCACAAGTCTCGTTTTCGAGGAGGGTGAGGCAATTAGTCTGAACCTCACCCCCCACCTGGCTGAGACCAGGGGGAAGAGCCTGCCTCTGACCATGTTGGGGTTCTTCCATCCCATCTCTGTCTGTCCTTCTAGAGACGACGATCCCCCGTAGTCCCTCCGTGGTGAAAGGTGTGATAGGAGGCTCTGTTGCCATGCTCTGTCCCTACAACCTTAAAGACAGAGACAGCCTGAAGTACTGGTGTCACTGGAATGCGGAAAGCGGCTGCCCACAGGTGGTGAACAGCATGGGGCTGAGTAACAATGAGGAGTCCAAACAGTACAGGGGCCGGCTCGTCCTGCACGAAGAGCCAGGCAATGGCACCTACACAGTCATACTCAACCAGCTCACCAACCAGGATGCCGGCTTCTACTGGTGTCTGACCACCGGCAACACTCACTGGTGGTTCACAGTGGAGCTCAAGATTGTCGAAGGTAAGGGCTGAACTGGGGcaagagggaagggagacagCTCAGgacaccgccccctccccccgcccccgaccccagtcagcagcatcagcaccccCAACCATTCTTTCTTCCACTTCACCCACCTCCATGCTGATGAGACAGACCTTAGGAGCGAGCCTACCTGTGGAGAGGCCGTGTTTTCACACCTGCCACAAGCACCCTTCCCTGCATGCAGCGTTCCCTCTTCAAACCACCACACATAGCATGACCCATCTGAAGTAGAGCACAGCTCTTTGCATTGAGTccggaaaagaagagcaaggaaagCAAGCTGAAGCCAGTTGGCAAGGTTCTATGTTCTCTGATAGGCTGATTGATTCATGGTGGTCACTCCTAATAATTATTACATAGGTGCAAAATTACATTTCCTATGCATTCAGGATAATGTTATTGTTTCTAGTGCTGTTCAAAGAGGAAATGGTCTGTGGACAAAGGTCCCCACCACAGTCATTTCCCTGCAGCATCGTCAGCAGTGCCAACTTCTGTgcctattcctccctccctccctgctccaggaGAGCCAAACCTCAAGGTACCCAAGAATGCCATTGCATGGAAGGGGGAGACTTTTGAGCTGCCCTGCCACTCGCCATGCAAATTTTTCTCATATGAGAAATACTGGTGCCAGTGGAGCGACAAAGGTTGCAAGGCCCTGCCCAGCCAAGACAAGGGCACCAAGCAGCCCTCCGTGAGCTGTGACCAGAATAGCCAGCTCATCTCTCTGATCCTGAATCCAGTCAAAAAGGAGGACGAGGGCTGGTACTGGTGCGGGGTGAAGGAGGGCCTCCGATTTGGAGAGACCGCAGCTGTCTATGTGGAGGTCAAGGAGAAGGTGAAGGGTGAGTCTCCAAGGCCAAGGCCTACTCCTCCCTGGACCCCAGGGAAAGGCTTCTGCCTGACCGCTTCTCCATCaggttgggggtgagggggcaggtTTGGCTCTAAGAGATTGGGGCGGGGGAGATTTAGCCCTCACATAGTCTCAGCCATCCAAAAAGGCaacccaaataaacacacaaactaagaaaaaaagagtaagtttGCCATTTAACCTCAGCCTCAAGACAAGTCCCATAGTTGCCCCTTCAGGccatttgaaaacttttttaaatgtagaggTCTTCCCTTTTATATAGCAATTTCCAAGTCACTGTATATGCAATACACTCTGCCAAAGCCTGCTCTGCAAGACAGCCAGAGCCCTACTCCTACAAGGTCTGATGAAGAAATTTAAGGCAGTCTCTTCTAGTACGTTTGCATTTCACACCTCTTTTTAGAATGTCACTTGAGCTGTTTTATCACCAATGAGGGTACTTTTAGTCCCTCTAGAAATGCACCTGTGTCTGGGTCTTGCTGATCAGCCTCACTGAGGGACCCAGTGCCAAGCTACCAGCAGGGCCAGCACTGTCACACCCAGCTCTACAGTCAGGAGGCCTTGGGTAGGGTTTTTCAAGCTGTGAAAAATCTCCCTGTCCCCAAATGTTGAGTCTGTCAGCCCTTATGCACAGTTGGATCTATGATACAGAGCCTTGTAGATAAGAATGAATTTGGTGTTAATGGGACAGAGATCATCTGTGGCAAACAAGAGAAGACCATCACTCTATTTCTAGCATTATCTGGGACCCTCTAACAGCTTTGAACTCTCATTCTGACCCATAGTAAAGTCTAACTCCACAGACTCCCTAACCTCAAGGAGTGAAAACATAGAGAAAGAGCCATAATCCACCCCACTCTGCTCTCTCCAAGGGTCCCAAGATGTCAGTCAAGTGAACGCAGCTCCTGGTGAGGAGGTAGCAGAACAACGTGTCAGAGAGATTGAGAACAAAGTCGCTCAGGATCCCAGAGATTTTGCAGAGGAAGTAGGAGTAGTGAAGGATGCTGGAGACCTAGACGTCAGGAGCAGAGCATCTGCAGACCTCAGCAGGTAAGGAAGGATTCGGGGCCCCCCACTCAGAGAACGCCTTAAAGAAGGAGAAGACCTGAAGCTGGGCCACCAGATCTGAGCACGGCATACCGATAGTGGGGGCAGCCCTCATGGCCTCTGCTTGTGCTCAGGAGCGGCAGGGGTTGCTCTCTGGGCTTCTGTGCTGGCTGGGACAGTCTTTACCATCCAGTTCAATTTCTCAGGCCTGGGATGCAGAGAAGGCCCAGCCCTTGCCTTTCCCGAGTCTGGGAAGGTTACTTAGAAAAATGGAGCTAGAGGGCTGTAGAGGAGGCGGAACTGGATTAACCTGGGAGGAAGAACTAGCCAGAGCCAACCTGCCAGCATATTATGGGACACCCAGGTTTCCTTTTCAGTGACTGACTAACTGAATCTTTCCTCCagttccagctctgtgggacaaGGAGGGAACTCCACAGTACTggtctccaccctggtgcccctGGCCCTGGTGCTGGCACTGGGAGCCATGGCAATCGGGGTGGTGAGAGCCCGGCACAGGAGGAATGTTGGTGAGCCCTGGGGTGCTCCCTGCCCCTCGTCTTCAGCCCCTTGGGGGGTGCTGCCATGGTCCCTACTCTTTCATAAGCTCAAGAAAGACTTTGAAAAAGCAAGGTGGGGAAAGCTAAACCTATAGGTACCCAAAATTTAAACTAAGTGCTGCTGTCCAAATACTATCTCTGGAAGGCCATCCCCAATTGCCCAGGCCTAAGTTCAGAGGCAGGGCTGCCCGGAAAAGGAGAGGAGGATGCTGGGGGGCCTGCACTTCCACCCTAGTTTGGGAACTAATTGGATGTATGACTTTGGGTGTCCCCATTGAGCTGTGGACTCAAGACAGTGATCGTAATACCACCTCAAAGGGCTAATGTGAGGACAAAATGAGATGCTGTGCATTGAAAGGTCACAGAGTGACAAACAGGTCAGGGATTATTGAGTCTTGGTTATTCATGAAAAGGGACTGGGGAGGATACTCAGAATATTTCCAATCTGCTTTGGGTCATAGTCAGAGAAGAGCAACCATagaccctgtcccccaccccagctgtcctATGGGGCTCCCTCTGAGAGAAGCAGCATGTCCTCTTCTCCTATGTCCCCATTCCCATCCCTACACCAACTCCTCTTTCTCCCGGACAGACCGGGTTTCAATTAGAAGCTACAGGACAGACATTAGCATGTCGGACTTTGAGAACTCCAGGGATTTTGGAGCCAATGACAACATAGGAGCCTCTCCGGTCACTCAAGAGACATCTCTTGGAAGAAAAGATGGTACGTCCCTCACTTGAGAGGATGGGTTCCTGGCCCCCTGGGAGAGCAAGAATTAAAGTTGACTCTGTGCTAAGCGGGAATATGAGGCTAATGAGGGTTAATTCATCCCCTTCTCTTTGTACAGAGTTCATGGCCACCACTGAGGACACTGTGGAGACTGAAGAGCCCAAGAAGGCGAAGAGGGTAAGgatgaggagggagaggcagacctccctctccctctggtgaCAAAGAGGGACTGCAGTTAGACACCAGAATAAACTGCCTCAAAGTGGGGGCTGATGTCAGAGCAGCGTTCAGGAAAAACGTTTGAGGGTGAGATGTATTTTACTGGTTGTGGCACTGATGTGGCCGGGGTAGAGGCAGGCAGTGAACTATGTCTACAGTCTATAAACAtgcaggagggaggaagactggggggagaaggaaggcaaGTGCAGGAAAGACTCGGCCACAGGGTGGGAAGGTCAAAAATCAAAGGTTGGTGATTAGGTGGGTGCTCCTCCTGGGCTGTGGCACCCATGGACTCTATGTCCCTACCCTCCCTTGAGAGCTTGCTCAAGACTAGCCTTTTGCTTGGTCCTGGGAGACATTTACTAGTGGTGGACAATTTGATAGTTACTAGATTATGAATTCAGGATATCTAGTGTATCCTCTCCTTCCAACCCCCACCCACTAAGCTACTGCTCCAGATACTGCCTACCCTCTGGTTGCCCCTCAGTCCCCCAAGGAGGAAGTTCCCatggcctccccaccccaaccaagtGCAACTTCACTTGAAATCCTATCAGAGGCCACTCCTGCCTTTAGGCCCTGTATTACTCTCCCTTCTGCCTTCCTAATCCCAAGGTAATAGTGTTGATTATATCTACTCTCCCTCAGAGAGGAAGAGACCCCAGCATTAGGGAGAATTAGGGCAAGTTAGCTCTGGAGACAGCCTTCCCCTCTAGCCTTCGGTTGTGTCTATGGGCTGGTGGAGAAAGAAAAGCCTGAACCACAGTGGCTGATCCCAGCCTAGGCCCCCTTGCCCTCGCTGAACTGTGTGGGCAGAGCTTCCGGGGACAGGCCCAGGCAGCAGAGGGTTCCACTCCATGTGTCGGAAGGAGGTAGTGAGACAGAGGGAGATATTTTTAGAAGCTACAACTTTCCATTTCTCAAAATTAGTCCCTGTTGGTAAGCATGGGGTCATCACAGGCTTGGGTCACTGGGCCACAATTCTGAATTCAGGATATTTAGTGTATCCTCTCCCCCTGGCCCCCACCTGCTGAGCCACTGCTCCAAACACTGACTGCTCTCCTGTTGCCCTCTCAGTCCTCCAAGGAAGAAGCCGAAATAGCCTACACTGCCTTCCTGATCCAGGCCAACAACATGGTGACCGATGGCCAGGACAGCCCCAGCAAAGCCTAGGCAGAGCACTGGCCACCATCTCCTTCCATGGTTGACAATCACCTTCCGAATCAATCACACTGATTCTTAGGGCTTTCAGCTCCAGGGGCTTCACTGTCTACACTCACATCCCACCTAGGCTTTTTCTACCTGTCCTCAGAGAGTGTGCTGGTCCCTCTTAGTGACATCCCAGCCTGGCCTCATTCCTATTGGGGGTGGGAAGTTCCCCCCTGAGGGAACTTATTACTCAGAAGACAATGAAGGTGCGGAAGGAGAATGGAATTTTTAGAGAGGCCTTGTTGAACAAAGAGAGCCCAGGATGGGTAGGGAGATAATTTTAGAAAGGAGGACCATTTGGTGCTTCTTTGCACCCTGATTATGGGATGTCAGTAAGATTCTCTTTTTCACTGCATCCCTCCatctcccattccctccctcccattcatcctctcttcttctttccttcactgAAAATACATCATATATGAATCCTCACCAGCACCAGGTACTCTGCTAGATGCATGAACAGAGAAGCTACACACCAAGTCTGCAGCTTTCTGTGAACATCACTGAGTCCTTGGAAGCCACAGCTCCTCTCAGGGTACATGTACTCACTACGACCTAAAATCCTCATCAAGAATACTCACCTCTCTGCCCATATTGGGAGAAATCATACAATGTCTGGAGCCCTAAGGCCTGAGGGATACATGCAATGAATCATAAACACACATTCTTAACATTtcacaagtgagaaaactgaggtcctgaGAGTTGAAGAGGTCTGCTCAGGACCACTAAGTGAGATATACTAGAGTCAAAACTAGATTTGCTCTCTCCTATTTTCTTGGCCAGGGATCTCTCTATCAAGGCCCCTGCTGTCCTGGTGAGCAGAGAATTCTAGAATGAAGAGAAGTAAGaggtggaagagaaggaggaggaagggaaaactgTACCTGGAGGATGGTCTTTCACAGGCCCCACCTCAGGGAAGACAGCCATTTCCCTTTCTGTCACTCACAGGGACCTAAGAGGATAAGAGAATGGTCAAATACTCGTAACCCCTGTATTGGAAGAGTTCTtagtggaagggaagaaaagaggataTTTGATGGTGCAAAGGAGGGGCTGATTTCCAAAGAGCTAAaatttgccctagctggtgtggctcagttggttgggtgtcatcctgcaaggcAAAGAGTCGcc
The sequence above is drawn from the Desmodus rotundus isolate HL8 chromosome 12, HLdesRot8A.1, whole genome shotgun sequence genome and encodes:
- the PIGR gene encoding polymeric immunoglobulin receptor, which produces MTLFYLACLLAVLPVVSMKSPIFGPQEVRRVEGSSASITCYYPDTSVNRHSRKYWCQQGAKGRCTTLISDSYISKEYEGRANITNFPESNMFVVDIGHLTEKDSGRYKCGLGIVNQGLFFEVKLEVSPGPGHRNDTEVYTAELGRTVTIDCPFKPENADKMKSVCKKTDDTCVLVIDSNGYVNPNYNNRARISTQGTNQTAFSFVINRLHLSDAGTYVCKAGDDSNGDKSNVDLEVLKPDPELLYGDLRGSVTFECDVGLEVAHLPRFLCREIKGKPCELVINTLGKIGQAFDGRILITPKEKGFFDVHITGLRKEDAGSYHCGAHSDGELEEGWPTQVWQLFVNEETTIPRSPSVVKGVIGGSVAMLCPYNLKDRDSLKYWCHWNAESGCPQVVNSMGLSNNEESKQYRGRLVLHEEPGNGTYTVILNQLTNQDAGFYWCLTTGNTHWWFTVELKIVEGEPNLKVPKNAIAWKGETFELPCHSPCKFFSYEKYWCQWSDKGCKALPSQDKGTKQPSVSCDQNSQLISLILNPVKKEDEGWYWCGVKEGLRFGETAAVYVEVKEKVKGSQDVSQVNAAPGEEVAEQRVREIENKVAQDPRDFAEEVGVVKDAGDLDVRSRASADLSSSSSVGQGGNSTVLVSTLVPLALVLALGAMAIGVVRARHRRNVDRVSIRSYRTDISMSDFENSRDFGANDNIGASPVTQETSLGRKDEFMATTEDTVETEEPKKAKRSSKEEAEIAYTAFLIQANNMVTDGQDSPSKA